In the Candidatus Baltobacteraceae bacterium genome, one interval contains:
- the treS gene encoding maltose alpha-D-glucosyltransferase: MDWYKDAVIYQLHVKAFYDGNDDGIGDFRGLTAKLDYIRDLGVDVIWLLPFYPSPLRDDGYDISDYYGVHPAYGTMGDFRAFLRAAHARDLRVVTELVINHTSDQHPWFQRARRSRPGSAWRDFYVWSEDDTKYAGTRIIFSDTEKSNWSWDPVAKQYYWHRFFSHQPDLNFDNPRVFEAVANVMRHWFDAGVDGMRLDAVPYLCEREGTNNENLPETHAVIKGLRKIVDDEYPGRFILAEANQWPEDVRAYFGDGDECHMAFHFPLMPRMFIAIASEDRYPIHDIMNQTPPIPQACQWAIFLRNHDELTLEMVTDRERTFLYSVYAPDIRARLNLGIRRRLAPLMDNDRQRMELITSLLFSMPGTPVMYYGDEIGMGDNIYQGDRDGVRTPMQWSIDRNGGFSRVDAQRLYLPIIQDPVYGYTSVNVEAQVRSSWSLLNWMRRMLAVRKAQRVFGRGSITFLHPENRKVLAYVREFEGQTVLCVANLSNVPQFVELDLSRYVGSVPIEMFGWSAFAPITGNHYVLTLPRYAFYWFSLSPDPVARETMTVVPEFVTVVLPHGLRSFLNPAARKTFEQEVVPALLPARRWFNAKNATIVSSHVVDAGTLGEDRDGSVLLTPIDVHFANGHAERYLLTPSLALEAGGEYPPTVVANAICRFRTGPLVGLVHDASQSDTFWNLLARTIRESMRIGAEHGVFAGAASESFAALSLDWPAEIQRVQAEQSNSSAIVGGKVMLKLYRRLQSGIHPEIEMSQFLLAHGYANTPKILGTLTYLDEGGTPTAIAVAHEFVLSQGDGWRVTLTFLKAFLERRLEEDPLAIYTRYARILGRRLAEMHAVLRVDERDPSFAPQAFEMDDLISLGEEIAESATSILELVDFSIPALGAAQEDARRLVAHRDDLLARIRELAREARPTYKTRIHGDFHLGQVLVVTDDVLIVDLEGETQLPFERRRNKHPQLRDVAGMLRSFDYAAVHSLVDIGPERFEETTSAFREEIERWRRGAIDAFLSEYETVSGAPVDRRLLDLYVVAKAIYELGYEVSNRPTWAQIPMRGLLALLDTVAAR; encoded by the coding sequence TTGGATTGGTATAAGGACGCGGTCATTTACCAGCTTCACGTCAAGGCGTTTTATGACGGCAACGACGATGGAATCGGAGACTTTCGCGGACTGACCGCCAAGCTCGACTACATCAGGGATCTCGGCGTCGACGTGATCTGGCTCTTGCCGTTCTATCCCTCGCCGCTGCGTGACGACGGCTACGATATCTCCGACTATTACGGCGTCCATCCAGCGTACGGAACGATGGGGGATTTTCGCGCCTTTTTGCGCGCGGCGCATGCGCGTGATTTACGCGTCGTCACCGAGCTCGTCATCAACCATACATCGGATCAGCATCCGTGGTTTCAACGCGCACGGCGTTCGCGGCCGGGCTCCGCGTGGCGCGACTTTTACGTCTGGAGCGAAGACGACACGAAATACGCGGGGACGCGCATCATTTTCAGCGACACCGAAAAATCGAACTGGTCGTGGGACCCGGTAGCGAAGCAGTACTACTGGCATCGCTTTTTCAGCCATCAGCCGGACCTGAACTTCGATAACCCGCGCGTTTTCGAGGCCGTGGCCAACGTGATGCGTCACTGGTTCGACGCCGGTGTCGATGGGATGCGTCTAGATGCGGTTCCGTATCTCTGCGAGCGAGAGGGTACCAACAACGAGAATCTTCCCGAGACGCACGCCGTCATCAAGGGATTGCGCAAGATCGTTGACGACGAGTATCCGGGCCGATTCATCCTTGCGGAAGCGAATCAATGGCCGGAAGACGTGCGCGCTTATTTCGGCGACGGCGATGAATGTCACATGGCGTTTCATTTCCCGCTGATGCCGCGGATGTTCATCGCGATCGCATCCGAGGATCGCTATCCGATTCACGACATCATGAATCAGACCCCGCCCATTCCGCAAGCGTGCCAGTGGGCAATCTTTTTGCGCAACCACGACGAGCTGACGCTGGAGATGGTGACCGATCGCGAGCGAACGTTTTTGTATTCCGTGTATGCCCCCGACATTCGCGCCCGCCTGAATCTCGGAATTCGCCGCCGTCTGGCGCCGCTGATGGATAACGACCGCCAGCGCATGGAGCTGATTACGAGTCTCCTGTTTTCAATGCCGGGGACGCCCGTGATGTACTACGGCGATGAAATCGGAATGGGCGATAACATCTATCAGGGAGATCGCGATGGCGTGCGGACCCCGATGCAGTGGTCGATCGACCGTAACGGCGGCTTTTCGCGAGTCGACGCGCAGCGTCTCTATCTTCCAATCATTCAGGATCCTGTCTACGGTTACACGTCGGTCAACGTCGAGGCGCAGGTCCGCTCGTCATGGTCGCTGCTCAACTGGATGCGCAGGATGCTGGCGGTCCGCAAAGCGCAGCGTGTGTTCGGGCGCGGTTCGATAACGTTTCTACACCCCGAAAATCGCAAGGTGCTCGCCTACGTGCGCGAGTTCGAGGGGCAGACGGTCTTATGCGTTGCCAATCTCTCGAACGTTCCGCAATTCGTCGAGCTCGATCTTAGCCGTTACGTCGGGAGCGTTCCGATCGAGATGTTCGGCTGGAGCGCGTTCGCGCCGATCACCGGTAATCACTACGTGCTCACACTCCCGCGCTATGCTTTCTATTGGTTCTCCCTCTCGCCGGACCCGGTCGCCCGGGAGACGATGACGGTGGTTCCGGAATTCGTTACAGTCGTTTTGCCGCACGGGTTGCGCAGCTTTTTGAATCCGGCCGCGCGTAAGACCTTCGAACAAGAAGTCGTTCCGGCGCTGCTGCCGGCGCGCCGTTGGTTCAACGCGAAGAACGCGACGATTGTCTCGTCACATGTCGTCGACGCCGGAACGCTTGGCGAAGATCGCGACGGTTCCGTGCTCCTGACGCCGATCGACGTCCACTTCGCCAACGGACACGCCGAGCGTTATCTGCTGACTCCGTCGCTCGCGCTCGAGGCCGGGGGAGAATATCCACCCACGGTCGTCGCAAATGCAATTTGCCGCTTTCGAACCGGTCCGCTTGTTGGACTCGTTCACGACGCATCGCAGAGCGACACGTTTTGGAATCTGCTTGCGCGCACGATACGCGAGTCGATGCGAATCGGTGCGGAACATGGTGTGTTCGCGGGAGCCGCGAGCGAGAGCTTTGCTGCGCTCAGCCTGGACTGGCCGGCCGAGATACAGCGCGTCCAGGCTGAGCAATCGAACTCTTCCGCGATCGTCGGCGGGAAAGTAATGCTCAAGCTCTATCGGCGCTTGCAATCCGGAATTCATCCGGAGATCGAGATGTCGCAGTTCTTGCTCGCGCACGGTTACGCTAACACGCCCAAGATTTTGGGGACGCTGACCTACCTCGACGAAGGCGGAACGCCGACGGCGATCGCGGTTGCACACGAATTCGTCCTGAGTCAGGGTGACGGGTGGCGCGTGACGCTGACGTTCCTCAAGGCCTTCCTAGAGCGACGGCTTGAAGAGGATCCACTCGCAATCTATACGCGCTACGCGCGCATCTTAGGACGCCGGCTGGCGGAGATGCACGCCGTGCTTCGTGTCGACGAACGCGATCCGTCGTTTGCTCCTCAAGCATTCGAGATGGACGATCTCATCTCGCTCGGAGAGGAGATCGCGGAGTCCGCGACCTCGATACTCGAGCTCGTCGACTTCAGCATCCCGGCTCTCGGTGCGGCACAAGAAGATGCACGCCGCCTCGTTGCGCACCGCGACGATCTGCTCGCCCGCATTCGCGAGCTCGCGCGGGAAGCGCGTCCGACGTACAAAACGCGCATTCACGGCGACTTTCACTTGGGACAGGTATTGGTCGTAACCGACGACGTTCTGATCGTCGACTTGGAGGGCGAAACGCAACTGCCGTTCGAGCGCCGCCGCAACAAGCATCCGCAACTGCGCGACGTCGCGGGAATGCTGCGATCCTTCGACTACGCAGCGGTGCACTCGCTCGTGGACATCGGTCCGGAGCGCTTCGAAGAAACGACGAGCGCCTTTCGCGAGGAGATCGAGCGCTGGCGCCGCGGCGCGATCGATGCGTTTCTCTCGGAGTACGAGACCGTTTCCGGCGCGCCGGTCGACCGGCGTCTGCTCGATTTGTACGTCGTCGCAAAAGCGATCTACGAGCTCGGATACGAGGTCTCGAATCGTCCGACATGGGCGCAGATTCCGATGCGAGGCCTCCTGGCGCTGCTCGATACCGTAGCCGCGCGGTGA
- a CDS encoding alpha-1,4-glucan--maltose-1-phosphate maltosyltransferase: MGVAIAPRIILREPIVIQNVEPELNCGRYPVKRELGDWLVVRADIFREGHDLLNAAVLYRSPQSDEWSETSLRLGVNDRWEGSFPLDRIGHWHYTVESWTDRFGSWAADTRKKYEAGQNVELEVREGLLLIEATLERVRTSADRDLLTRTLHEGSVEVLLGSQIATTIRRYPDRSRAARYEKELAVTVDRERARFAAWYELFPRSQSTRSGTHGTFADVERRVPEIADLGFDVLYLPPIHPIGRTHRKGRNNTAGAGEGEVGSPWAIGAEEGGHMAVHPQLGTLDDFRRLVRTVRASGMELALDYALQCSPDHPWIAEHPEWFSFRPDGSIRYAENPPKKYQDIVNFNFESPNARALWDALRDVLFFWVDQGVKIFRVDNPHTKPVPFWEWVIAEIQERDPGVIFLAEAFTRPKMMCELAKAGFTQSYTYFTWRNTKDELTAYALELAHETNEFLRPNFFANTPDILHRFLQDGGRPAFLIRLVLAATLSSLYGIYSGYELLEASALRDSEEYSNSEKYEIRARDWHAPGNIAADIRRVNALRRANPALHEFENVRFFPSNDDSVIFYGKVDFRQRNLVFVAANLDPKAPRAPALEFPTGEFNIDPGALKDVLYGSQLRWSYGRAYTVLDPEHNPAAIFVVNR, encoded by the coding sequence GTGGGAGTCGCAATCGCCCCTCGCATCATTCTTCGGGAACCGATCGTCATTCAAAACGTCGAGCCCGAATTGAATTGCGGACGTTATCCCGTCAAACGCGAGCTCGGTGACTGGCTCGTCGTTCGCGCCGATATTTTCCGCGAAGGGCACGATCTCCTGAATGCAGCCGTTCTTTACCGCTCTCCACAGTCGGATGAATGGAGCGAAACCTCGCTACGGCTCGGCGTCAACGATCGATGGGAAGGCTCATTTCCGCTCGACCGTATCGGCCACTGGCATTACACGGTCGAAAGCTGGACCGACCGTTTCGGATCTTGGGCTGCGGATACGCGCAAGAAGTACGAAGCCGGTCAGAACGTCGAGCTCGAGGTCCGCGAAGGACTGTTGCTGATCGAAGCTACGCTCGAACGCGTGCGCACCAGCGCGGATCGTGACCTATTGACGCGCACGCTGCACGAGGGAAGCGTCGAGGTGCTGCTCGGCTCGCAGATTGCAACGACCATTCGACGTTATCCCGATCGTTCGCGCGCGGCACGCTACGAGAAAGAGCTGGCAGTTACCGTAGATCGAGAACGTGCCCGGTTCGCCGCATGGTACGAGCTCTTCCCGCGTTCGCAGTCGACGCGTTCGGGTACGCATGGCACGTTCGCGGATGTCGAGCGTCGCGTCCCCGAGATCGCGGACCTTGGATTCGACGTACTTTACTTACCGCCGATTCATCCGATCGGGCGTACGCACCGCAAGGGCCGCAATAATACAGCCGGAGCCGGTGAAGGTGAGGTTGGCTCACCGTGGGCGATTGGTGCGGAAGAAGGCGGACACATGGCCGTTCACCCGCAGCTAGGAACACTCGACGATTTCCGGCGTCTGGTGCGGACGGTGCGTGCTAGCGGCATGGAGTTGGCGCTCGATTACGCCCTGCAATGTTCGCCCGATCACCCGTGGATTGCCGAACATCCTGAGTGGTTTTCGTTTCGGCCGGACGGCTCGATCCGGTACGCTGAGAACCCACCGAAGAAATATCAGGACATCGTCAACTTCAATTTCGAATCGCCGAACGCCCGGGCGCTTTGGGATGCGCTGCGTGACGTCTTGTTTTTCTGGGTCGATCAGGGCGTCAAGATTTTCCGGGTCGACAACCCGCACACCAAACCAGTACCGTTTTGGGAGTGGGTTATCGCAGAAATTCAGGAACGCGATCCCGGCGTGATCTTTCTCGCAGAAGCGTTCACGCGGCCGAAGATGATGTGTGAGCTCGCCAAGGCCGGCTTCACGCAGTCATATACGTATTTTACTTGGCGAAACACCAAAGACGAGCTGACCGCCTACGCTCTCGAGCTCGCGCACGAGACAAACGAGTTTCTACGGCCGAATTTCTTTGCAAACACCCCCGACATTCTTCATCGCTTCCTGCAAGACGGAGGTCGCCCGGCGTTCCTGATCCGCTTGGTCTTGGCGGCAACGCTTTCGTCGCTGTACGGAATCTATAGCGGCTACGAGCTGCTAGAAGCCTCGGCGCTTCGTGATTCGGAAGAGTACTCAAACTCGGAGAAATACGAAATTCGTGCACGCGACTGGCATGCACCGGGAAACATTGCGGCCGATATCCGGCGCGTCAACGCGCTGCGCCGCGCGAATCCAGCCTTGCACGAATTCGAAAACGTGCGCTTCTTTCCGTCAAACGACGACTCGGTTATTTTCTACGGCAAGGTCGATTTTCGCCAACGCAATCTCGTTTTCGTCGCCGCCAATTTGGATCCGAAAGCACCCCGTGCGCCAGCGCTCGAGTTCCCGACCGGCGAATTCAATATCGATCCCGGCGCTCTCAAAGACGTGCTCTACGGGTCGCAGCTTCGCTGGTCGTACGGCCGCGCGTACACCGTCCTCGACCCGGAACACAACCCCGCGGCAATCTTCGTGGTGAACCGATGA
- a CDS encoding glycoside hydrolase family 15 protein: MPRLIEDFALIGDLHTAALVSRQGTIEWLCVPRFDSDSVFASLLGDEENGCWKLSPATKVLSTKRRYREDSLVLETTVRCEAGSVRVIDFMPRRIDNPTIVRIIEGLDGTVEMESLVACRFAFGSLPPWTRRLGDAITMTIGPDALSLRGSVEFDIVVPDAKAKFSVASGQKAALVLQWFPSHEAPPAAVDPFELESKTETAWLDWTKDAVCSGRYRAEIIRSLIVLKALMYEPTGGCVAAPTTSLPEDVGGDLNWDYRFAWVRDSAFTINALVECGFRDEALTWRDWLLRMLGGEPSRLQIMYSVGGDRYLPEYEAPWLRGFEDSKPVRIGNAAHVQFQLGIYGHLMQSIFTAHDRAGIGIDTEAWAMLSKLVEHVCKVWTLPDSGIWEYRERPEYYTSSRLTAWVTLDRAVRAVEQGYDGPLERWKSIRDEIHAQVCDRGYNRARGTFVQSYGSQSLDASVLLMPIFDFLPSTDPRIVQTIATIERELMIDGFVMRDSRHVERDPSGNLKPTEGAFLACNLWLVQCYVLAGRLNDARVLLDRVRAIANDIGLFAEEYDVRLKAMVGNFPQTFSHATFINAAMMLLDAEAKEQR; this comes from the coding sequence ATGCCACGATTGATCGAAGATTTTGCGTTAATTGGAGACTTGCATACGGCTGCTCTCGTCTCTCGGCAAGGAACCATCGAATGGTTATGTGTGCCGCGATTCGATTCCGATAGCGTTTTCGCGTCGCTGTTAGGCGATGAAGAAAATGGATGCTGGAAGCTTTCGCCGGCGACGAAGGTACTTTCCACGAAGCGCCGCTATCGCGAGGACTCGCTCGTTCTCGAAACGACGGTTCGCTGTGAGGCGGGCAGCGTCAGAGTCATCGACTTTATGCCGCGCCGAATCGACAATCCGACGATCGTCCGCATTATCGAGGGTCTCGACGGAACGGTAGAAATGGAATCGCTCGTTGCGTGCAGGTTCGCATTCGGCTCGCTTCCACCGTGGACACGCCGGCTCGGCGATGCAATCACGATGACAATCGGACCGGACGCACTCTCGTTGCGAGGTTCGGTCGAGTTCGACATCGTCGTGCCGGATGCGAAGGCCAAGTTCAGCGTCGCATCGGGCCAGAAGGCGGCCCTCGTCTTGCAATGGTTTCCCTCGCATGAGGCGCCCCCGGCCGCCGTCGATCCGTTCGAGCTCGAAAGCAAAACCGAGACGGCATGGCTCGACTGGACGAAGGACGCGGTTTGCTCCGGACGCTACCGCGCCGAAATCATTCGTTCGTTAATCGTGCTCAAAGCGCTGATGTACGAGCCGACCGGTGGCTGCGTTGCGGCGCCCACCACCTCCCTCCCCGAAGACGTCGGTGGTGATTTGAACTGGGATTATCGTTTTGCATGGGTCCGCGATTCCGCGTTCACGATCAACGCGCTCGTCGAGTGCGGCTTTCGTGATGAGGCCCTCACCTGGCGCGATTGGCTCTTGAGGATGCTGGGCGGCGAACCCAGTCGCTTGCAAATCATGTATTCGGTTGGCGGCGACCGTTATCTGCCCGAGTACGAAGCGCCGTGGTTGCGCGGCTTTGAAGATTCAAAGCCGGTGCGAATCGGCAACGCAGCTCACGTGCAATTCCAGCTCGGCATCTACGGGCATCTCATGCAATCAATCTTCACGGCACACGACCGCGCCGGTATCGGCATCGATACGGAAGCTTGGGCGATGCTGAGCAAGCTCGTCGAACACGTCTGCAAGGTCTGGACGCTCCCGGATTCCGGAATTTGGGAATATCGCGAGCGGCCGGAATACTATACGTCCTCGCGATTGACGGCGTGGGTAACGCTCGATCGTGCGGTGCGCGCAGTGGAACAAGGCTATGATGGCCCGCTGGAGCGCTGGAAAAGCATACGCGATGAGATACATGCGCAGGTTTGCGACCGCGGTTACAACCGCGCGCGAGGGACTTTCGTGCAAAGCTACGGATCGCAATCGCTCGACGCCAGCGTCCTGCTCATGCCGATCTTCGATTTTCTTCCGTCTACCGATCCGCGTATCGTCCAGACGATCGCCACGATCGAGCGCGAGCTGATGATCGACGGTTTCGTCATGCGCGACTCGCGTCATGTCGAACGCGATCCGTCCGGCAACCTCAAGCCGACTGAAGGCGCATTCCTGGCTTGCAATCTCTGGCTCGTCCAGTGCTACGTGCTGGCCGGCCGTCTGAATGACGCACGGGTGCTCCTTGACCGTGTTCGTGCGATTGCGAACGACATTGGTCTCTTCGCGGAGGAGTACGACGTGCGCCTCAAGGCAATGGTCGGAAATTTTCCGCAAACATTCTCGCACGCCACCTTTATCAACGCCGCCATGATGCTACTCGACGCCGAAGCAAAGGAACAACGTTGA